One Candidatus Nitrospira nitrificans genomic region harbors:
- a CDS encoding DUF4347 domain-containing protein, which produces MLFRKKPKPTSADIKPQPARETPETPRTKQSLLSLEPRLMFDAAAATTAAEVNQEQVAQEQAESAVSAEGSGEPNMGVSESQALLQAIMTYNSGESTTEVVFVDPTVPNYRELLNGMNPNIEVIMFDGGQDGVEQMASALAGRTGIDAIHVISHGDVGALQLGTGTLNIDSMSGQYVDELATIRQALSGQADILVYGCDFAEGDVGQAAVNQLALLTGADVAASTDDTGYAGLGGDWDLEIQTGTVETEVAIDYHTQVDWVGLLAGETPPTITNLSGDTRAYSEGAGAVVIESGNAVVADVDSTNFDTGTLSVSIPAGGDPAEDVLSIRHQGTGVGQIGVSGSTVTYGGVTIGTVTGGSGGSNLVITFNASATPTAVTALVRNITYQNTDTAAPTTGARTVRFALTDGDGGASPTYDTTVTVTAVNDAPTDLSLSGDTVAENASNGTVVGIVSGTDPDSGDAKTYSLTDTAGGRFAINSATGEITVADGSLLNYETAMSHSVTVRVTDSGGLTYDEAFTINLINVNEAPTGADATVTVTEDAAHTFTSGNFGFSDVDAGDSLSAVRIDTLPGAGMLTLSGTSVTAGQIITVADLTAGNLAFTPSADANGTGYATFTFSVRDSNNAYDATPNTLTIDVTPVNDAPMVAVNSGSTVAEGGTDTIGSGELTVTDVEHAAAQLTYSIGTGPAYGRLELTTAPGVSTSTFTQADIAANRLVYVHDGSETTSDSFTFTVSDGAGGTLGATTMTLTITPVNDTPTITSGGGASTAAVNVAENVSAVTIVTGADVDLPAQALTYDISGGPDQALFTIDAVTGALSFTASPNFEVATDANGDNVYVVQVQVIDSQGASTTQTIQVTVTDVAERTPTTSLIPPVLLPTTPPSQTGPGLVASSPLSPSPAEPSTDAFSPSPILPGSRVRTADFRPPSPVLLATDSQADRSDSRLSDDLRKPMNPAKDQPLFTVLPVEPAPVLVPEPPEGQPSVSELLLAKLDELAVSLDHTVGVSEERHGLITRIVALTGTTLSVGFISWAIRNGALLAGFKATLSPGGTLARSRSVRSAEVSMNAGVKKPSASGSVK; this is translated from the coding sequence ATGCTTTTTCGTAAGAAGCCAAAACCGACCTCAGCGGATATCAAGCCCCAGCCGGCTCGAGAGACGCCCGAGACTCCGAGAACAAAACAATCCCTGCTTTCACTCGAACCGCGACTCATGTTCGATGCAGCCGCGGCAACCACGGCGGCCGAGGTGAATCAAGAACAAGTCGCGCAGGAGCAAGCCGAGTCGGCTGTGTCCGCGGAAGGCAGTGGCGAGCCAAACATGGGAGTGAGTGAGTCACAAGCACTGCTTCAAGCCATTATGACCTATAACTCCGGCGAGTCCACGACAGAAGTGGTCTTCGTCGATCCGACCGTGCCCAATTACCGAGAACTCCTGAACGGGATGAACCCCAACATTGAAGTGATCATGTTCGACGGTGGGCAAGACGGGGTCGAGCAGATGGCAAGCGCGCTGGCCGGACGCACCGGTATCGACGCCATTCACGTGATATCACATGGTGACGTCGGCGCGCTGCAGCTCGGCACCGGCACGCTCAACATCGACAGTATGTCGGGACAGTACGTCGACGAACTCGCCACCATCCGACAGGCGCTGTCAGGGCAGGCCGACATCCTCGTCTACGGCTGCGACTTTGCGGAAGGGGACGTGGGGCAGGCTGCCGTCAACCAGCTTGCGTTGTTAACGGGGGCCGATGTCGCGGCCAGCACTGACGACACGGGGTATGCCGGATTGGGCGGCGATTGGGACCTGGAGATTCAAACAGGGACCGTCGAAACAGAGGTGGCCATCGACTACCATACTCAGGTTGATTGGGTCGGCCTGCTTGCCGGTGAAACGCCTCCGACCATCACGAACTTGAGTGGTGACACCCGGGCATACAGCGAAGGGGCGGGGGCGGTGGTCATTGAGAGCGGCAACGCGGTGGTGGCGGATGTGGATAGCACGAACTTCGACACCGGGACCCTCAGCGTCTCGATTCCGGCCGGGGGCGACCCGGCCGAGGACGTGCTGAGCATTCGGCATCAAGGGACCGGGGTGGGGCAGATCGGGGTGAGCGGCAGCACCGTGACCTACGGGGGCGTGACCATCGGGACAGTTACGGGGGGCAGCGGCGGCAGCAATCTCGTCATCACGTTCAACGCCAGCGCCACGCCGACGGCGGTCACGGCGCTGGTGAGGAACATCACCTATCAGAACACCGACACGGCTGCGCCGACCACGGGGGCGCGCACCGTGCGGTTTGCGCTGACCGATGGCGATGGCGGCGCCAGTCCGACCTATGACACGACGGTGACGGTCACGGCCGTCAACGATGCGCCGACAGATCTTTCATTGTCGGGCGACACGGTGGCGGAGAATGCCAGTAATGGTACCGTGGTGGGAATCGTCAGCGGGACGGACCCGGACAGCGGGGACGCTAAGACGTATAGCTTGACGGATACGGCCGGCGGCCGCTTTGCGATCAACAGTGCGACGGGTGAGATCACGGTGGCCGATGGCAGTTTGTTGAACTACGAAACAGCCATGAGTCATAGCGTGACGGTGCGGGTGACGGATAGCGGGGGCTTGACCTATGACGAAGCCTTCACGATTAACCTGATAAACGTGAACGAAGCGCCGACGGGGGCCGATGCGACCGTGACCGTCACGGAGGATGCAGCGCATACGTTCACCAGCGGCAACTTTGGGTTCAGCGACGTGGACGCCGGGGACAGTCTGAGCGCGGTGCGGATCGACACGCTGCCGGGGGCCGGCATGCTCACGCTCTCGGGGACTTCCGTGACGGCAGGACAGATCATCACGGTGGCCGATCTTACAGCGGGCAACTTGGCCTTTACACCATCGGCCGATGCTAATGGGACGGGCTATGCCACCTTCACCTTCTCTGTGCGGGACAGCAACAATGCCTACGATGCCACGCCCAATACCCTGACCATCGATGTCACGCCGGTCAACGATGCGCCCATGGTGGCGGTGAACTCCGGAAGCACGGTTGCAGAAGGCGGGACCGATACGATCGGCAGTGGCGAGTTAACCGTGACGGACGTCGAGCATGCGGCGGCGCAGTTGACCTATTCCATCGGAACGGGTCCGGCGTATGGACGGCTGGAGCTCACAACCGCTCCTGGAGTTTCGACGAGTACGTTCACCCAAGCCGATATTGCCGCGAATCGTCTGGTCTATGTGCACGACGGATCTGAAACCACCAGCGACAGTTTCACGTTTACTGTAAGTGATGGGGCAGGGGGAACACTGGGCGCGACGACTATGACTCTGACGATCACCCCCGTGAATGATACTCCCACCATTACGAGTGGCGGTGGTGCATCAACTGCGGCAGTCAATGTGGCGGAGAATGTCAGTGCCGTCACGATTGTGACCGGCGCTGACGTGGATCTGCCGGCGCAGGCCCTCACGTACGACATCAGTGGTGGGCCGGATCAGGCGTTGTTCACGATCGATGCCGTCACCGGTGCGCTGAGTTTTACCGCGTCTCCCAATTTCGAGGTGGCCACCGATGCGAACGGCGATAATGTGTATGTTGTGCAGGTACAAGTGATCGATAGCCAAGGGGCCAGCACGACACAGACCATTCAGGTGACGGTGACGGACGTGGCAGAGAGGACCCCAACGACTTCGCTTATCCCACCAGTGCTGCTGCCGACAACACCGCCGAGTCAGACTGGTCCAGGGCTGGTTGCTTCAAGTCCATTGAGTCCGAGTCCAGCCGAACCATCGACAGACGCATTTTCTCCGTCTCCGATATTGCCCGGCTCACGCGTGAGGACAGCGGACTTTCGTCCGCCGAGCCCGGTCCTGCTCGCGACCGATTCACAGGCCGACCGCAGTGATTCCCGCCTCTCCGACGACCTAAGAAAGCCGATGAATCCGGCCAAGGACCAGCCCCTCTTTACGGTGCTGCCGGTTGAGCCGGCTCCGGTACTCGTGCCTGAACCGCCAGAAGGACAGCCGTCCGTGAGCGAGCTCTTACTGGCCAAGCTCGACGAGCTGGCCGTCTCGTTGGATCACACCGTTGGGGTGTCCGAAGAGCGGCATGGGTTGATCACTCGGATTGTGGCGTTAACGGGCACGACATTGTCCGTCGGGTTTATCTCCTGGGCCATCCGCAATGGGGCCTTACTGGCTGGATTCAAGGCGACCCTGTCACCCGGCGGCACGCTGGCCCGCAGCAGGTCGGTACGATCAGCCGAAGTGAGCATGAACGCCGGCGTGAAGAAGCCAAGCGCAAGCGGCAGCGTGAAATGA